In Bacillus methanolicus, the following proteins share a genomic window:
- a CDS encoding SprT family protein: protein MKESELQKLVEELSLIYFNKPFRHRALFNSRLRTTGGRYLLHTHNIEINKKYYEQFGEKELVDIIKHELCHYHLHLEGKGYRHRDPDFRKLLKEVDAPRFCSPLPEYRKRRKSSKIIIYSCKSCNQVYKRRRSINISRYVCGKCRGKLIKIKELTSE, encoded by the coding sequence ATGAAAGAGTCAGAACTGCAAAAACTTGTAGAAGAATTGTCCCTTATCTATTTCAATAAGCCATTCCGCCATCGCGCATTGTTCAACTCACGGCTTCGGACAACGGGAGGGAGGTATTTGCTCCATACCCATAACATTGAAATCAATAAAAAATATTATGAACAATTTGGCGAAAAGGAACTGGTAGACATAATTAAACATGAACTTTGCCATTATCATTTGCACCTTGAGGGGAAAGGGTACCGCCATCGTGATCCGGACTTTCGAAAACTGCTAAAAGAAGTGGATGCTCCCCGTTTTTGCAGTCCCCTTCCTGAGTATAGAAAAAGAAGAAAATCGAGCAAAATAATCATCTATTCCTGTAAAAGCTGCAACCAGGTTTATAAGCGGAGAAGATCTATTAATATATCAAGATATGTATGCGGAAAATGCAGAGGTAAATTGATAAAAATAAAGGAGTTGACGTCAGAGTAA